The genomic region GAGAGTTTGGCTTATGGCATATTTCGGAAGACGAATTACTAAACGGCTTTATCGAATTTCGACCACATATTGGCTATTGTCGATTCCGCGATTGCGCCCATGAAAAAGAACCAGGATGCGCAATCTTAGAAGCTCTAGAAAAAGGTGAAATCACGGAGCACCGCTTCCAAAGCTTCCTAAGAATCAAACACTCAATACGAGAAAACCAAGCCTTCTAAAAAACCGTTTGAGGCGTTATTTTCAAATCAGATTGCTGACCAGGATTACCAAAATTACTACGATTCTGGTCCAGCAATTTCTTATAAGCATCATCGGTTAACAATGTAATACTAATGCGCCTATTCTCTGCGCTATCCGTATCAAATCGATTGTAAGGAATGGTATCAGACAGACCAATCACCTGAGCAATACGTCTATCCTCAACACCACCCTCTTCCAAGATATGGCGCGCCGCATTTGCTCGCAAAGTCGACAAATCCCAATTATCAATCCGACCCGAAGCACCAAATTTAGATGAATCAGTATGGCCCGTAATAACAATAGGGTTAGTCACTTTATTAAATATCGGCGACATACTCAGCAAAGTATTTTCAATATCCGGCATCATCCGAGCACTTCCGCGCTCAAACATAGGCTTATCTGGATCATCTAATAACGTAATACGTACACCCAGCGGCGTAATTTCAATGCGCATATTTTTTTGCTGCGAAAGCAAAACGTTCATCTTACTCATTTCTTCCTGCAGCATATTGCTAATACTCTTAGATTCAGCAGAATCCGGACCATTACCTTGAAGCTTATCTCTGGATTGAATATCAGCACTACCAGCTTCAGGTAACTGCAAATCTAATTTTTTTTCTGTACTTTTCGCTGGACTTCCACCCAAATCGATAGGATTAGCGCTATAACCTGCTGTAGAAGGCCCCATTGGGTCCTGAAAGTATCCTTCAATACTTTTCAACTCCTCTGGAGAAGCCACACTCATAATCCATAAAACCAAGAAAAACGCCATCATAGCTAAAGCAAAATCAGCAAGTGCTATCTTCCAAGCCCCACCATGATGACCGCCTTTTTTGATTTTCTTAACTCGGCGAATTACTAACCCATTAGAACCTAGGGCCATCCAACACTCTCCTTAACTTGGTACGATGCACCCATACTAACGATACTGCTTAAGACCATCTGACAATTCAATAAAACTCGGACGCATTTCTGGTGGCAACAACTTCCGCCCCGTTTCAACGGCAACAGGTGGCGCATAGCCAGACACAATAGAATTCAAGCATGCCTTAACACATAAGTACGCTTTCAACTCGTGAGTACCCAAACTTTCCAGATGAGAAGCGGCAGGCCCAACAAAACCATAACCGAAAAAGATACCTAAAAATGTCCCAACCAAAGCCGCCGCAACGTGCGCACCAATCTCTTCTAGTGGCCCACCAATAGACCCCATAGTAATAACAATGCCCAATACCGCTGCAACAATACCAAAACCTGGCAAGCCTTCGGCCACTCGCGTTAGCGCATGACTTGGCGCAACTAATTCTTCCTGTATCTGCTCAATCTCATTATCCATAATGGCTTCTATTTCATAAGCTGGCAGACCTGTTAATGTAAATATTCGATAATTATCAGTCAGAAAGTTCACCACCTCATGATCACGCACCACATCCGGAAAGCGACTAAACAACTCACTGGTAAAAGGCGATTCAATATCCTCTTCAATAGACAAAAAACCATCTTGGCGACTTTTCTGAAACAAGCTGTACATCAAACCTAACAATTGCAAATAAAATTTTTTATTGTGTCGACTGCCAGTAATAACCTGAGGCAACATAGTCAGCACTTTTTTCTGTATCACAAATGGGTTTGCTACCATAAAAGCCCCTAGAGCCGCACCACAAATAATGAGTACCTCAAAAGGTTGCCACAGGGCTAACATATTCCCATGAGATGCCAAATAGCCAGACA from Marinomonas rhizomae harbors:
- a CDS encoding flagellar motor protein MotB, whose amino-acid sequence is MALGSNGLVIRRVKKIKKGGHHGGAWKIALADFALAMMAFFLVLWIMSVASPEELKSIEGYFQDPMGPSTAGYSANPIDLGGSPAKSTEKKLDLQLPEAGSADIQSRDKLQGNGPDSAESKSISNMLQEEMSKMNVLLSQQKNMRIEITPLGVRITLLDDPDKPMFERGSARMMPDIENTLLSMSPIFNKVTNPIVITGHTDSSKFGASGRIDNWDLSTLRANAARHILEEGGVEDRRIAQVIGLSDTIPYNRFDTDSAENRRISITLLTDDAYKKLLDQNRSNFGNPGQQSDLKITPQTVF
- the motA gene encoding flagellar motor stator protein MotA, whose translation is MFALAGLLVVIVSVVSGYLASHGNMLALWQPFEVLIICGAALGAFMVANPFVIQKKVLTMLPQVITGSRHNKKFYLQLLGLMYSLFQKSRQDGFLSIEEDIESPFTSELFSRFPDVVRDHEVVNFLTDNYRIFTLTGLPAYEIEAIMDNEIEQIQEELVAPSHALTRVAEGLPGFGIVAAVLGIVITMGSIGGPLEEIGAHVAAALVGTFLGIFFGYGFVGPAASHLESLGTHELKAYLCVKACLNSIVSGYAPPVAVETGRKLLPPEMRPSFIELSDGLKQYR